A genomic segment from Clostridium pasteurianum BC1 encodes:
- a CDS encoding ABC transporter permease subunit: protein MLREVYLSITVERGKIEAALSMGANQFQIVSKVIVPEALPSLIRGFTLGLISIIGATAVAGATGAGGLGDLAIRFGYQRYRTDVLFSTVVIIVLLVQGVQLLGDFSARQVNKKRYKFE, encoded by the coding sequence ATGTTAAGAGAGGTTTATTTATCTATCACTGTTGAAAGAGGAAAGATTGAAGCAGCTCTTTCTATGGGCGCAAATCAGTTTCAAATAGTGTCTAAAGTAATTGTACCAGAAGCACTACCATCACTAATAAGAGGATTTACGTTAGGTCTTATTTCAATAATTGGAGCAACTGCAGTGGCTGGTGCAACAGGTGCAGGCGGGCTTGGTGATTTAGCCATTAGATTTGGTTATCAGAGATATAGAACTGATGTATTATTCAGTACAGTTGTTATAATTGTTCTATTGGTACAGGGAGTTCAACTTTTAGGAGACTTCTCAGCAAGGCAAGTTAATAAAAAAAGATATAAATTTGAATAA
- a CDS encoding MetQ/NlpA family ABC transporter substrate-binding protein — MKFKKILFASIMSGVLLLGGCGTKSADKTSTSSKEVTIKIMASVTPHTEILEHIKPVLKKEGINLQIISSDEQANESVRDKIVDANYDQHLPYLRSVAKEIHFDYSVLCAVDVEPIGFYSKKIKSIDELKNEAKILITNDPSNEYRMLVLLQSKGLIKLKDGISDFKATPKDIVDNPKNLKFIEVDPGLLTRNLPEVDGAIINTNRVLEAGIDPKTALFREDAKSPYANLVVVRKVDEKRPELQKLKAALLTDDVRKFINEKYGVAVVPVF; from the coding sequence ATGAAATTTAAAAAAATACTATTTGCATCAATTATGTCAGGAGTACTATTGCTAGGAGGTTGTGGTACTAAAAGTGCTGATAAAACATCAACCTCTTCAAAGGAAGTAACAATAAAGATAATGGCAAGCGTCACACCACACACAGAAATACTTGAACATATTAAACCTGTATTAAAAAAGGAAGGTATAAATCTTCAAATTATATCTAGTGATGAGCAGGCTAACGAATCTGTTAGAGATAAGATAGTAGATGCCAACTATGACCAGCACTTACCTTATCTTCGATCTGTTGCTAAAGAAATACACTTTGATTATTCAGTATTATGTGCTGTTGACGTAGAACCAATAGGTTTTTATTCAAAGAAAATAAAGTCAATAGACGAACTTAAAAATGAAGCAAAAATCTTAATTACTAACGATCCTTCCAATGAATACCGTATGCTAGTACTGCTTCAAAGTAAAGGACTTATAAAATTAAAAGATGGCATTAGTGATTTTAAAGCTACACCAAAAGATATTGTTGATAATCCTAAAAATTTAAAATTTATTGAAGTAGATCCAGGATTGCTTACAAGAAATCTTCCGGAAGTTGATGGAGCTATAATCAATACAAATAGGGTATTAGAAGCTGGTATAGATCCAAAAACAGCTTTATTTAGAGAAGATGCTAAATCACCTTATGCCAATTTAGTTGTAGTAAGAAAAGTTGATGAAAAAAGACCTGAACTTCAAAAACTTAAAGCAGCATTACTTACAGATGATGTAAGAAAATTTATAAATGAAAAATATGGTGTTGCTGTGGTTCCAGTTTTTTAG
- a CDS encoding alpha/beta-type small acid-soluble spore protein: MATRNKILVPEAKEALNRFKMEAATEVGTPLTNGYNGDLTSRQNGSVGGQMVKKIIENYENTIK, from the coding sequence ATGGCAACCAGAAATAAAATTTTAGTTCCTGAAGCAAAAGAAGCTTTAAACCGCTTTAAAATGGAAGCTGCTACCGAAGTTGGAACTCCTTTAACTAATGGTTACAATGGAGACCTTACTTCAAGACAGAATGGTTCTGTTGGCGGACAAATGGTTAAAAAAATAATTGAAAATTATGAAAACACTATAAAGTAA
- a CDS encoding alpha/beta-type small acid-soluble spore protein: MASRNRVLVPEAREALDRFKLEAAKEVGTPLTNGYNGDLTSRQNGSVGGQMVKKIVEDYENHLK; encoded by the coding sequence ATGGCAAGTAGAAATAGAGTTTTAGTTCCTGAAGCAAGAGAAGCTTTAGATAGATTTAAATTAGAGGCTGCTAAAGAAGTTGGGACTCCTTTAACTAACGGTTATAATGGTGATCTTACTTCAAGACAGAACGGTTCTGTCGGCGGACAAATGGTTAAAAAAATAGTTGAAGATTATGAAAACCATTTGAAATAA
- a CDS encoding glycosyltransferase family 39 protein: MEKRVKFKRSTLGILLILILSIVLNFVNLSIEGYANTFYAAGVKSMMMNLKNFFFASFDPSGFVTIDKPPFGFWLQTISAKIFGFSGWSIILPQAVAGVLSVLLIYYIIKKYFGTLAGLISALCLALTPITVAAGRNNTIDNLLLITSLLACLAILKASENGKFKFLVLSMISIGIGFNIKMVEAYMVTPAVYITYFLSSTITFKKKIRHLFLGTIILLVISLSWAIIVDLVPTNNRPFIGSSTNNTVMELIVGHNGLQRVGLDTRINGNSNKSQRSIRNISDNGNGFNRMTPENDQSNNRSNGYMQSQYGGMRNSSNPGIVRLFSNNNMSDQIGWLLAFAIIGALAIILNRAFRFPFDSEQKLSLILWVVWLLTEFVYFSFVKNITHTYYLTTMAPSIAALVGIGLSSMWKFYKKHKWNSWFLPIAFIINAIAEIRILSYNYSRSDGYKIIILITAVLSIISFIILVITNILAYKNRIAYKKSLLISKLAVSIAFIAILIAPTVWSFTPIFYKMNGSSPSAGLELAYNSQGRNSGATNDSKLINFLETNKTNEKYLVAVPSAMSYGSDLILETGEPIMTIGGFSGSDKIISIDKFKQLVDTGTIRYAMVNSGSGIGMGSYGFMGSNSNNDLMNWIAQNGKIVPKGEWENSNNSQYGNSNNFFGRSNSVELYDLKYYKK; encoded by the coding sequence TTGGAAAAAAGAGTGAAATTTAAAAGAAGCACTTTGGGAATATTACTAATTTTAATTTTGTCTATAGTATTAAATTTTGTTAATTTAAGTATAGAAGGATATGCTAATACTTTTTATGCTGCTGGTGTAAAAAGCATGATGATGAATCTTAAAAATTTCTTTTTCGCATCCTTTGACCCCTCTGGATTTGTGACTATTGATAAACCACCTTTTGGTTTTTGGCTTCAGACCATATCTGCAAAAATATTTGGTTTTAGTGGTTGGAGTATAATACTCCCTCAAGCTGTTGCTGGAGTATTATCAGTACTACTTATATATTATATTATAAAAAAATATTTTGGTACCTTAGCAGGATTAATTTCAGCTCTATGTCTTGCATTAACTCCAATAACTGTAGCAGCAGGCAGAAACAATACCATAGATAATTTACTTCTCATAACTTCATTATTAGCATGCTTAGCTATTCTCAAAGCTAGTGAAAATGGTAAATTTAAATTTCTTGTATTAAGCATGATCTCTATAGGTATAGGCTTTAATATAAAAATGGTGGAAGCATACATGGTAACACCTGCAGTATACATAACTTATTTTCTATCTTCCACCATAACCTTTAAAAAGAAAATTAGGCACCTCTTTTTAGGCACAATTATCCTTTTAGTAATATCCCTTTCCTGGGCAATAATTGTAGATTTAGTACCTACAAATAACAGGCCCTTTATAGGCAGCAGTACAAATAACACCGTTATGGAACTTATAGTTGGTCATAATGGCTTGCAAAGAGTAGGTTTAGATACAAGAATTAATGGAAATAGTAACAAATCTCAAAGATCAATAAGAAATATATCAGATAATGGAAATGGATTTAATAGAATGACGCCTGAAAATGATCAGTCTAATAATAGATCAAATGGATATATGCAAAGTCAATACGGCGGTATGAGGAATTCTTCCAATCCAGGCATTGTTAGATTATTTTCTAACAATAACATGTCAGATCAAATAGGTTGGCTTCTTGCCTTTGCCATAATAGGAGCTTTAGCTATAATACTAAATAGAGCTTTTAGATTTCCTTTTGATAGTGAACAAAAATTATCATTAATCTTATGGGTTGTATGGCTATTAACTGAGTTTGTATATTTTAGCTTTGTAAAAAATATAACTCATACCTATTATTTAACAACCATGGCACCATCTATTGCTGCCCTAGTTGGAATTGGATTATCCTCTATGTGGAAATTCTATAAAAAGCATAAATGGAATTCTTGGTTTTTACCAATAGCATTTATTATCAACGCCATTGCTGAAATACGTATTTTATCCTATAACTATAGTAGGTCAGATGGATACAAAATTATAATCCTAATAACAGCAGTTTTAAGTATTATATCCTTCATAATATTAGTAATAACTAACATTTTGGCATATAAAAACAGGATAGCCTATAAGAAATCTTTATTAATAAGTAAACTGGCAGTTTCTATAGCTTTTATAGCTATTCTAATTGCTCCTACAGTTTGGTCCTTTACTCCTATATTTTATAAAATGAATGGCAGCAGTCCCTCTGCTGGCTTAGAACTTGCATATAATAGTCAAGGCAGGAATTCAGGTGCTACCAATGATTCAAAACTTATAAATTTTTTAGAAACTAACAAAACAAATGAAAAATATCTTGTAGCAGTTCCGTCTGCTATGTCCTATGGTTCAGATTTAATACTCGAAACTGGTGAACCAATAATGACTATTGGAGGATTTAGCGGATCTGATAAAATAATTAGCATAGATAAATTTAAACAACTAGTTGATACTGGTACCATAAGATATGCTATGGTAAATTCAGGTTCAGGTATAGGTATGGGTTCCTATGGATTTATGGGAAGTAACTCAAATAATGATTTAATGAATTGGATTGCACAAAATGGAAAAATCGTACCTAAAGGTGAATGGGAAAACTCCAATAATTCACAATATGGAAATTCCAATAATTTTTTTGGCAGATCAAATTCTGTTGAATTATATGACTTAAAATACTATAAAAAGTAA
- a CDS encoding cupin domain-containing protein: protein MIIINKEIPAKDLGEGFGRKLLASGGNMMAAEMIIKKGAVGAYHSHPHEQISYVVSGSIEATIGGEKYILNTGDSYYAKPNLPHGATALEDSVLLEIFSPQREDFLK, encoded by the coding sequence ATGATAATAATAAATAAAGAAATACCAGCAAAGGACTTAGGCGAAGGCTTTGGCAGAAAATTATTAGCAAGCGGTGGAAATATGATGGCTGCTGAAATGATAATAAAAAAAGGAGCAGTTGGAGCTTATCACAGTCACCCTCATGAACAGATAAGCTATGTTGTATCTGGTTCCATTGAAGCTACAATTGGAGGAGAAAAATATATTTTGAATACTGGAGATTCCTACTATGCAAAACCTAATTTGCCTCATGGAGCAACGGCATTAGAGGATTCAGTTTTACTTGAAATATTTAGCCCTCAAAGAGAAGATTTCTTGAAATAA
- a CDS encoding Cof-type HAD-IIB family hydrolase produces the protein MDKKMIFFDIDGTIVTEGTHICPESTINAIKKVRENGNLAFINTGRTYFNVTEDIRSIGFDGYICGCGTYINHEDKVLLHRSITHEDCVDIVKKLRQYKVQALFEGLNDIFFDHTEPSTGYIAVLKDEFGARGFDVSRSWDDPNIAFDKFVVWIDENSDYKSFYSYITKGYDYIDRGKGFGEIVPKGYSKATGIQYLQKHFNIPLNNCYAIGDSTNDLPMLKYVGNSIAMGNSTPVLFDSVSFVTKDIEEDGIEYALKHYGII, from the coding sequence ATGGACAAAAAAATGATATTTTTTGATATTGATGGAACTATAGTAACTGAAGGAACTCACATATGTCCTGAAAGTACTATAAATGCAATAAAAAAGGTTCGCGAAAATGGAAACTTAGCTTTTATCAATACTGGCAGAACTTATTTTAATGTAACTGAAGATATACGCAGCATAGGTTTTGATGGTTATATCTGCGGATGTGGAACTTATATTAATCATGAGGACAAGGTACTTTTGCATAGATCTATAACACATGAAGATTGTGTTGATATTGTAAAAAAACTTCGTCAATATAAAGTTCAGGCACTTTTTGAGGGATTAAATGATATATTTTTTGATCATACAGAACCTTCTACAGGCTATATTGCTGTTCTAAAGGATGAATTTGGTGCAAGAGGCTTCGATGTATCAAGATCTTGGGACGACCCTAATATTGCATTTGATAAATTTGTAGTTTGGATAGATGAAAACAGTGATTATAAAAGCTTTTATTCCTATATAACTAAGGGATATGATTACATTGATAGAGGAAAGGGCTTTGGAGAAATTGTGCCTAAAGGATATTCAAAAGCAACGGGAATTCAATATCTACAAAAACATTTTAATATACCTTTAAATAACTGTTATGCTATTGGAGATAGTACTAATGATTTACCAATGCTTAAATATGTTGGCAATAGCATTGCCATGGGTAATAGTACTCCAGTTTTATTTGATTCTGTATCCTTTGTTACAAAAGATATAGAAGAAGACGGAATTGAATATGCACTAAAGCACTATGGAATTATATAG
- a CDS encoding pyridoxal phosphate-dependent aminotransferase: MESRFISKKYYNNVNTVMFDSLPVLKQDKEIINLSIGVPDFITPKIIIEKAFHDAINGHTKYAEPTGDTEFINEIIKLYSNEYNYNFTEKEVMAVVGACHGTYLVLQAIIDEGDEVIIHEPYFTPYKEQIKLVGGKAVILKTVEEDNFNINIDKLKSIITKKTKAIILNSPNNPTGAFFDRKLLEKIAEVVIENDLIVISDEVYDSFIYTEKFCPIASIPGMKRRTITIGSFSKGYAMSGWRIGYVIAPDFLIDCIKNINENICYTAPSISQRAALYALTMGKQVQTEIIDEFKKRMFYSYEKINKINGLSVLPPKGGIYHFVNIKNTGMNSKKFSNFIATETNVIVIPGTSFGESGEGYVRIACVVGIEKLKEAFERIDVAIN; this comes from the coding sequence CATTACCAGTTTTAAAGCAGGATAAAGAAATAATAAATTTAAGCATAGGTGTTCCAGATTTTATAACTCCTAAGATTATAATTGAAAAGGCTTTTCATGATGCCATAAATGGTCATACCAAGTATGCAGAGCCTACGGGAGATACTGAATTTATCAATGAGATAATAAAATTGTACTCTAATGAGTACAATTATAATTTCACAGAGAAAGAAGTAATGGCAGTAGTAGGTGCCTGCCATGGAACTTATCTGGTTTTGCAGGCAATTATAGATGAAGGTGATGAGGTAATAATTCATGAGCCCTATTTTACACCTTATAAAGAACAAATAAAATTGGTTGGCGGTAAAGCTGTTATTTTAAAAACAGTGGAAGAGGATAATTTTAATATTAATATAGATAAGTTGAAATCAATAATAACTAAAAAAACAAAAGCTATAATCTTAAATTCTCCTAATAATCCCACAGGAGCTTTTTTTGACAGAAAATTGCTTGAGAAAATAGCAGAAGTAGTTATAGAAAATGATTTGATAGTAATATCAGATGAAGTTTATGATAGCTTTATCTATACAGAGAAGTTTTGTCCCATTGCTTCTATACCGGGGATGAAAAGGAGAACAATAACTATTGGAAGTTTTTCTAAAGGTTATGCTATGTCAGGTTGGAGAATTGGTTATGTTATTGCTCCGGATTTCTTAATAGATTGCATAAAAAATATCAATGAAAATATATGCTACACAGCACCTTCCATTTCGCAGAGAGCAGCTTTATATGCTTTGACAATGGGAAAACAGGTGCAAACTGAAATTATAGATGAATTTAAAAAAAGAATGTTTTACTCCTATGAGAAAATTAATAAAATAAATGGACTAAGTGTGCTCCCGCCTAAGGGAGGAATATATCATTTTGTCAATATAAAAAATACTGGTATGAACTCAAAAAAATTTTCAAATTTTATAGCTACAGAAACTAATGTTATTGTGATACCAGGAACTTCCTTTGGAGAGAGCGGAGAGGGATATGTGAGAATAGCCTGTGTTGTTGGCATTGAAAAGCTTAAGGAGGCTTTTGAAAGAATTGACGTGGCTATAAATTAA